Below is a genomic region from Dehalogenimonas sp. THU2.
TACCGACACCACCGCCGACCTGCCCCCGGCTCTCGCCGCCGAACTGGGAATCACAGTCATCCCGTTGTATTTACGCTTCGGCGAACAGGTATACCGGGATCACGTGGACATCACCCAGGACGAATTCTATGCCCGTCTCCCCGTCGATCCGGTGCATCCAAACACCTCACAGCCGTCACCTCAGGATTTCCTTGACGTATATGAGAAACTGGCGGTTGATACCGACGGCATAATTTCCATCCATATTTCTAAGAAGCTCAGCGGTACCTGGGATTCGGCGATACAGGCGAAGGCGATGCTGGGCGGTAAAACCGCTGTCACTGTCATCGATTCCCAATCGGTATCCATGGGGCTGGGTCTCCTGGCTGTTATGGCCGGGCGGATGGCCAAGCAGGGCGCCAAGCTGGAAGAAATCGCCGCCGCGGTTGAAAAAGCCGTGCCTCAGATGCACCTGTTAGGCATCTTCGACACCCTGAAATACCTGGCGGCCGGCGGGCGTATTGGAAAAGCCAAGGCACTGGTGGGATCGATACTATCCGTCAAACCGGTCCTCACCGTCAAAGACGGCGAGATGCATCCGGCGGGACAAGTCAGGAGCCGGGCTAAAGGTATCGAACGCCTGTTGGAATGGGCGAATGGGTTCGACAATGTCGAGGAGTTCGCCGTAGTGCATACCACCACTCCGGACGAAGCCGAGATGATGGCTGGACGCCTGACCGCAAAGTTGCCCCGGGAAAAGATCATCGTCTCCCGGCTGGGAGCGGTGCTGGGGGCCCACGCAGGCCCAGGGACCTTGTTCGTGGTGGCGCGGACTAAAGGATAACGGATACGGGGCAAATGCCCCATGCTTCTGCACTTAGGACATGTTCACTAATCTCCTCTCTCGAGAGGAGATTAGTGTTGTCGATTTGGGGGCCTTTTCGATGTCCCCCTGTCTGTCGTTGTTAAGTTGTTATTTTTCTTCTGCTGTCTGTGAAGCCGGATTTAATGGATTATAAAAACTCGTTCCTGTTGATACGTTCATCACGGCGGACTTTGGCGCTGGAGGTCAAGCCCGACGCCTCCCTGGTGGTCCGGGCGCCCCGGCGCACGCCGGTGGATGAGGTGCACCGTTTCATCGCCAAGCACAGTGAGTGGATCGACCGTAAGCAGATGGTGGCGCTGGAGAGGCCCCGTCCGTCGGTGAAATCGTTCGTGGAAGGCGAAGAATTCCTGTTCCTTGGTTCGATGTGCCGCTTATGCCTTGTCGATACCGCCTCATGCGACGTCGATT
It encodes:
- a CDS encoding DegV family protein codes for the protein MTVKVVTDTTADLPPALAAELGITVIPLYLRFGEQVYRDHVDITQDEFYARLPVDPVHPNTSQPSPQDFLDVYEKLAVDTDGIISIHISKKLSGTWDSAIQAKAMLGGKTAVTVIDSQSVSMGLGLLAVMAGRMAKQGAKLEEIAAAVEKAVPQMHLLGIFDTLKYLAAGGRIGKAKALVGSILSVKPVLTVKDGEMHPAGQVRSRAKGIERLLEWANGFDNVEEFAVVHTTTPDEAEMMAGRLTAKLPREKIIVSRLGAVLGAHAGPGTLFVVARTKG